In a single window of the Acinetobacter tibetensis genome:
- the pssA gene encoding CDP-diacylglycerol--serine O-phosphatidyltransferase, whose translation MTNSSKPEGELHAPDHDYDGITFEVVEEEHTQEGQKIKRRGIYLWPNLITTAALLSGFYSIIASMNGEFTQAIYAIFIAALFDGLDGRVARAIGAQSAFGEQFDSLSDLLAFGVAPAILMYSWSLHDLGRIGLACCFIYTACAAFRLARFNVQIGVVDKRYFIGVASPLAAIMIISMVWVGRDFPNIFDLNELGIQIVNAAIIVAVGLLMISNIKYYSFKTVDRKRVPFAVLPIAVFILAAMTYNIPVGILVISIIYALSGFVTTFLARKQTVS comes from the coding sequence ATGACAAATAGCTCTAAACCTGAAGGTGAGTTACATGCTCCAGATCATGACTACGATGGAATTACCTTCGAAGTTGTTGAAGAGGAGCATACTCAAGAAGGGCAAAAGATCAAACGTCGTGGTATCTATCTGTGGCCGAATTTAATTACCACAGCAGCATTACTGTCAGGTTTTTATTCCATTATTGCCAGTATGAATGGTGAGTTTACTCAAGCCATTTATGCCATTTTTATCGCAGCTTTGTTTGATGGTTTAGATGGTCGTGTTGCACGTGCCATTGGTGCACAAAGTGCTTTCGGAGAGCAATTTGACTCACTTTCCGACTTGTTGGCTTTCGGTGTTGCGCCTGCCATCCTCATGTATAGCTGGAGTCTGCATGACTTGGGGCGTATTGGTTTAGCCTGTTGTTTTATTTACACTGCGTGTGCTGCATTTCGTCTGGCACGTTTTAATGTGCAAATTGGGGTCGTCGATAAGCGTTACTTCATTGGGGTAGCCAGTCCATTAGCCGCTATCATGATTATTTCAATGGTGTGGGTTGGTCGTGACTTTCCAAACATCTTTGATTTAAATGAGTTGGGTATTCAGATTGTCAATGCCGCCATTATTGTGGCAGTTGGGCTATTGATGATTTCTAATATCAAATATTATTCATTTAAAACGGTAGATCGTAAGCGCGTTCCATTTGCAGTATTACCTATTGCTGTCTTTATCCTCGCTGCGATGACTTACAATATTCCTGTAGGCATATTAGTGATTTCAATCATTTATGCACTTTCTGGTTTTGTCACTACCTTTCTAGCTCGTAAACAGACGGTAAGCTAA
- a CDS encoding DUF6670 family protein: MQLFQDFLDRSKQLNLAPKKSRLNFHILTHHYKFIYFGIILPNLPAPLHYFNFIGLMGAAHAPMLRNESAIHSTAIDTATILCSSSPHMVGQLHSYAMQQDCHFSKSLWQFSNHEQILGNLPNFQIQRDDDELSCQLSIQTTTQVSYFNKMRLELGEHWSTRCFCEGRITYKDQIFPIAQHGVFEFARVVRFPYLPLAFFTYQIIQLNNGDQVLMAQTRDHFNRIVQSRIYLKYANVERTELFDEHVQFKVHRVYPKVVTPNGQAMYLPREFEWNYQNKTGDAIQIQAQSRGDFKFGLAAGYVGSFKYQIKINAREEYGEAGYCEYVDCRALKWQEKNQDEKILDDLVNTVPFMLKK, encoded by the coding sequence ATGCAATTGTTTCAAGATTTTTTAGATCGATCCAAACAATTGAATCTGGCTCCGAAAAAGTCACGCTTAAACTTTCATATCCTTACACATCACTATAAATTCATCTATTTCGGCATTATTTTGCCCAATCTTCCTGCACCTCTGCATTATTTTAATTTTATTGGATTAATGGGGGCAGCTCATGCACCGATGTTACGTAATGAAAGTGCAATCCATAGCACCGCAATAGATACGGCAACTATTTTGTGTAGTAGCAGTCCGCACATGGTGGGGCAATTGCACAGTTATGCGATGCAACAAGATTGTCATTTTTCCAAAAGCTTGTGGCAGTTTTCAAATCATGAGCAAATTTTAGGAAATTTACCTAACTTTCAAATTCAACGTGATGATGATGAATTAAGTTGTCAGCTTTCTATTCAGACCACGACGCAAGTCAGCTACTTCAATAAAATGCGTCTGGAACTTGGAGAACATTGGTCTACACGATGTTTTTGTGAGGGACGTATTACTTATAAAGACCAAATTTTCCCGATTGCACAGCATGGTGTATTTGAGTTTGCACGTGTAGTCCGGTTTCCTTACCTACCCTTGGCATTTTTTACTTACCAAATTATTCAACTCAATAATGGTGATCAAGTGTTGATGGCGCAAACACGAGATCACTTTAATCGTATTGTGCAATCTCGTATTTATCTTAAATATGCCAATGTTGAACGCACAGAACTTTTTGATGAGCACGTACAGTTCAAAGTACATCGAGTCTATCCCAAAGTAGTGACTCCAAATGGACAAGCGATGTATTTACCTCGAGAGTTTGAATGGAACTATCAAAATAAAACTGGCGATGCCATTCAAATACAAGCGCAAAGCCGCGGAGATTTTAAATTTGGATTGGCTGCGGGTTATGTAGGGAGTTTTAAATATCAAATTAAAATCAATGCCCGAGAAGAATATGGCGAAGCAGGTTATTGTGAGTATGTCGATTGTCGTGCATTAAAATGGCAAGAAAAAAATCAAGATGAAAAAATACTGGATGATTTAGTCAATACTGTACCTTTTATGCTCAAAAAATGA